The Salinibacter grassmerensis nucleotide sequence CCAGCCGACCAAAAGCAATGCTCGGTCGCGCAGGGCGGTCAGCGTGAGGCGCCCAGTGGGGCCGCCGTCGGAGCTGGAGTATCGCGGCAGGTGCTCAATAATAGACCTTAGGTCCTCCACCATAAGCGGCGGCGCGCCATCTTGCTGGCGGGTCTTCTCCCGGACGATGCCTTTCCAGATCTTGCGGAGCGGCCCCTCGGCCACCGAGGCCGGCGACTCGTGGCCTTCCTCTTTGTGAAGGGACGCGATGGCCGCAAGCCGGCGCTCCAGCGTCGCGAGGCTGAGCTCATCGGCCCGCGCCCCGAGGTAGAGGCCGATCGTCTTCGGGGTGGCCGGGAGCCACTCGCGCTCGTATTGTGTGCACCAGTGGCGAAAATCCTCCAGGTCCGCCGCGTAGGCCCGGATGGTGTTTTCCGCCTGGGCCTGTGCGGCAAAGTCCTCCAACCGGCCCAGGCTTTCTTGAAGCTCGCGCAGGCGCTCCGGGTCTTCCAGTGCCTTGGAGGCTTCGCCCGTGTCGGCGCTCCCAGAGCCCTTGTCCGGGCCATCAGGATCGGAGGCATTCTGCCTAACCTCAGAGAGTGGAGGGGAAGCCAGTTCGCCTGACCCGTCAGTCTGTGTCTCCTCCGAGCCATTTTCGCTGGAAGATCCGTTTCCGCCGGAAGGAGTGCTCTTTTCGTCTTTGCTGTTCATTTCAGGAGGAACGCTTTGGAAAACGCGTGAGCGGCGAAGTCAGGAACGGAAAGGTTGACTCTTGGGCACTCTACTACTGTCGAGGGTTATGTCGTTACAACGCAATACAGAACGTCTTCGCTGCCAACGCCGGGCCTGCTACGAAGTCAACCGTGACCGTTCGGCTCGATGACGACCTCGACCGGGATCTCACTGAAGTGTCGGAGACTCTCGGGCAGAGCCGAAGTGCAATCGTCTGCAGCGCACCGCGCCAATAACTTTCAGTACTTCGGTTCGAAAAGCTCAAAGGTCAGGTTATGCCGTTTGCCGAAGCACGAGGGTGTCTCACTAACGAAGATGGCTTTGAGAACGTGTCTTGACGCTTCAGAGGAAACCCAATTCGGGAAAAGCCCTGAACAGGTCTTTGAAATCGTCTGAAGCCGATGCGCGTATTTCTTGGCATGAACGTCTTGACGGGCAGCTTCGCGACTCGCGGGCTCAGCGCCGATGTCGTCCGGGCTCTCATGGCAAAACACGAGCTTTTGACTAACGAGGTGGTCCTGGAAGAAACTCGGCGGGTGCTGACCGAAAAGTTTAGGGGGCCTGAGGAGAAGACCGCCAAGATCGAGCGGCTTCTGCGGCGCCACCACGTGGAGCCCACGCCGAGTTCGGACTCGCCGGTCCAAAACCACCGATTCGTTTCGTAGACTAGGGTAGAGGTGCCCTGCCCACACTCCGGTGGTCCTTCCGAGCTTCCTCGATCATCTGGTCCAGCTTCCCGCTCCTGGCGTCCTCCTCTATCTGCTTGTCCCACTTATCTTTCCGGTGCCGAGCCTTGC carries:
- a CDS encoding site-specific integrase codes for the protein MNSKDEKSTPSGGNGSSSENGSEETQTDGSGELASPPLSEVRQNASDPDGPDKGSGSADTGEASKALEDPERLRELQESLGRLEDFAAQAQAENTIRAYAADLEDFRHWCTQYEREWLPATPKTIGLYLGARADELSLATLERRLAAIASLHKEEGHESPASVAEGPLRKIWKGIVREKTRQQDGAPPLMVEDLRSIIEHLPRYSSSDGGPTGRLTLTALRDRALLLVGWTGALRRSELVALRVEDIQFIEGEGVNVHIRKSKSDQEAEGLVKGLPYGSSKKTCPVTALRQWLQAAERNAQGDFEGDIFRRFYRGESIGESAMTAQYVSTVLKRHAESAGLDPESYSAHSLRAGFITQAIRAGKPERRVKEHSGHASWETFNQYVEEAGTFQDNPAEDIGL